The Planococcus donghaensis genome contains a region encoding:
- a CDS encoding DUF302 domain-containing protein — protein MFNYTVDTSKSVSEAVEALEENLKAEKFGVLWNFDLTAKLQEKGEDFDTPYTILEVCNPQEANRVLSENLMIGYFLPCKIVVYKESDSVKIGMPKPTALIGMVEDQNIKSIAEDIEQRLIKCIDQSV, from the coding sequence ATGTTCAATTACACAGTCGATACATCTAAATCAGTGAGCGAGGCCGTTGAAGCTTTAGAAGAAAACTTAAAGGCAGAAAAGTTCGGCGTACTTTGGAATTTTGATTTAACTGCGAAGCTTCAAGAAAAAGGGGAAGATTTCGATACTCCTTATACGATTTTAGAAGTTTGTAATCCGCAAGAAGCAAATCGGGTACTATCTGAAAACTTGATGATTGGCTACTTCCTGCCTTGTAAAATCGTTGTTTACAAAGAAAGCGACAGTGTGAAAATTGGAATGCCAAAACCAACTGCTTTGATTGGCATGGTAGAAGACCAAAATATTAAATCGATTGCAGAAGACATTGAACAACGATTGATCAAATGTATTGACCAGTCTGTGTAA